The following is a genomic window from Onthophagus taurus isolate NC chromosome 1, IU_Otau_3.0, whole genome shotgun sequence.
CACGCGGCTCCCTTGCAACCCCTTGTAATTTGTACatatatttatcttttgtATATAGATCGTTGCAACACCCGTATTCACTATCCCGGTTTAACAAGCGCCGCCGCTTCGAAAAAACCGCCGTCGATTCCGTAGTTTTAAGATGTATTATGATATCTTaggttaattttaagttaattttaagaaGTATTGTAATATTATCTGTATCaactattttaatgaataaatgtATATTTGAATTTGGTTCTCGTCTGATCACCGAAGTTAACCACTGTCGGGCGCGTTTAGTACTTGGATGGGTGACTGCTTGGGAACACCGCGTGCCGTtgccttttttttattttccaaaaattcattaaataaattcccTCCTATCTAGGCCCGCAAACTAcatcacaccattttccacgcccagctattgttatggtctatgggTCTATGCGTTTTctgtgtatttttagaggttacatcctagacgtattcatattatttttgaagttttatgtttttagtcgtattaatgtctatcatataacctctaaaaacacagacagttaccagccgtggcaaatagtgtgaagtagagtgcgggcaaccaacccgtagtggactaatacaaaaatacaatggatatAGTCTTGTTAGGGTGCGTTTACGTTGGAGTTGCGATAAACGATactagtaaaataacgaaattgttgTCATAGTTTTATATGCAGGTGTTTATATTGGAACAAGAGCTGCGATAAACGATAAAAGCAGTAATGAGAGCAGCGATAAGAGCTGCGCAAAATTCGTTTCTATGATATGCTGTTTATAGTGGAGCGTCGATCTGTTGTGgtgatttttatctttttggtTCCACAAGGGGGATCTAACAAAAATTTCACTAATTAAACAGTCGATATCCATGCCGACCACACCTGATAATAGCAAAGAAAATAGGGAATACAATTAGCGTCGCTCTTATCGTTAGTCTGCTGTCAAGCGTGTGACAATGCGTCGCTCCAATATAAACACTTGCATATAAAACTATGAcaacaatttcgttattttgctAGCATCCTTTATCGCAGCTCCAACGTAAACGCACccttagattctactgtccttggtgGTACATACCTGTTCTTTATTGTGTAGGTGAACCCTTGTTTGGACAGCTTAGCTGCCTCCGCGTCTAAATAATTCTTgtgtattataaaatatttcactGTCTGTTatggttatttattttagagtATAGCTGCCGTGCATTACTAAATAATGGGTATACATGGAAAAAAGTTGTACATTTTGTTCCTTACTGTGTACTTCAACTCATGCCTCGGTAGCACAACTGTCTCGGCGTCTACATAACGCATGTATCTTGTAAAAGATTTCACTGTCAATTTGAATGCTAAAATGtgaattctaaaatattccTGCGGAATGGCATCTATATTCTCTCCCTTCAGATTACTTCTCTCTCTATCGTCCGTTTGCGAAACTAAACGCTCATTTACTTGAGTTTGCATCCTAGTTAGTGGAATAAACGGATATCTTTGTCATGACTCCGTCATCatcataatatattattatattgaaaCACGGCGTATGTAATGCAGTGTATTTTCACAAACATACTTCATCCTGTAAATCTAAACTGGCACTATTAATGTCAAACGTAAGCTGGCATGATGTATTATATGCAGGCAACGGCCATACTACAGTGAATGTACCGGTTCTCGTCTAACACGCTAGGATTTTTTACCCTCCCAAGCGCTCTCCCGACACTCGTCCGCCCTCAATTAGGAGATTCAACCGTAACCGATCAATTAACTCCCCCCCCCGCAAAACGTGCCGTtgccttttttttttgttttttcaataatttaataaataagattATTTTCCCAAATATTATGCCATTATCCGCCGACTTAATAATACATGTGTGTTACTACGTGCTTCTATTGTTGAGTACACAAACCGTTATGTATGTATATTTAAAAAGGTTTTGCTGTCTGTTCTTTTTCTAAGTACTTGAACCACTGCCTCAGCAACTCAATCACAGAGTCGATTTCAAAGTTTTAGTGCCTCTGTCTATACTCGTGTGTGCTCCACAATTTCGGCTGCAGAACAACTTCAACCTCTAAACAACATACTTTTACAAAACTGTCTCTGCAGCTTAGCTGCTTCGGCTTTTAAATAATGGATACATATTGAGAAAAGAATTTACTTCCTGTTTCTTACTGTGTACTTCAACTCATGTCTCGGCAGTACAGTTAGCTTGGCATCCAAATAATCCATTTATATTGTAAAAGATTTCACTGTCAACTTGAAAAACTAAAGTTCAAGAAACCTTCAGATTACTTCTCCTATCTTCTAACACTCTGTTTGCGGAACTGAACGCTCATTCGCTTGAGGCGCTGGAAGCAGGAATACATAAGATTTCCGTCCTGGTTGGTGGAATAACGGAAAACTTTATCATGACTTCGCCACCATCGTAATATATTATAcaggtcatccacgacgaccaTCCATTATAACTATATAGAGAACTAAATGAAGTAGGGGTTTGAAAATTATGATGTTTGATGCGAGCTTTTTAActgaaatattttcagattccGGGTACATGTGGTTACACCGGAAGTGGTGTACATCATCCTGTAAATCTGAAGTGGCATTATTAAGGTCAAATGTAAGCTGGCATGATGTGTTATACGCAGGCAACAGCCATACCACAGTGAATGTACCGGTTCTCGTCTGATCACCGAAGTTAATCACTGTCGGGCGCGGTTAGTACTTGGATGGGTGACCGCTTAGGAACACCGCGTGCCGTtgccttttttatttttccaaaaatttattaaacatattaGTTAAGCCGAAGCTGTACGATTGTACAGCTTCGGCTTCTCGACAATGGatatattcaaaaaaagttgtactatagtagacgccacgagagctgtaaatcatcgttttccgctcatacaaatgccatacgtagtgcacaaaccgctagagagtacggtgtgttagaaagagatagcattagtttaatatgtctgctgtacaattcaagtgaccacgtcgaaaaagtacgtctgttcttctaagggatgtaactctataattataacctcaaatcgaaacgccttgtgagcgttgtcatgaatctgttagtgttttcacaagccgaaaatgttttctttgaaaggaaaatcattaaattatatctttgacaatgtttgacatataacctccgttactaacataacctacatttaaatgtatgtggtgaaataatctaagtcgtacgtccatatcttgattcataccatttttaaacgtcaagtctatgccagctctcgtggtttctactataccTGTTCTTTATTGATTAGTTGAACCCTTGTTTCGACAGCTTAACTGCCTCGGCGTCTTATTATAAATCGtcgtattataaaatatttcactCTCTGCTaggttatatatttttgagtTTAGCTGCCTCGGTTTCCTAAATAATGGATATACATAGAAAAAGTTGTACTTCTTGTTCCTTACTGTGTACTTCAACTCATGCCACGGTAGCACAACTGTCTCGGTGTGTACATAATGCATGTGTATTGTAAAAGATTTCACTGTCAATTTGAATGCTAAAATGtgaattctaaaatattccTGCAGAGTGACAACTACATTTTCTCCCTTCAGATTACTTCTCTCTCTATCTTCCGTTTGCGAAACTAAACGCTCGTTTACTTGAGGCACTGGAAGCAGGAAAACATAAGATTTTTCGTCCTAGTTGGTGGAATAAACGAATATCTTTATCATGACTCCGCCATCATcataatacatatattattatattgcaACACGACGTATGTAATGCAGTGTATTTTCACGACAAACAATTAAACATACATCATCCTGTAAATCTGAAGTGGCATTATTAAGGTCAAACGTAAGCTGGCATGATGTGTTATACGCAGGCAACGGCCATACCACAGTGAATGTACCGGTTCTCGTCTGATCACCGAAGTTAACCACTGTCGGGCGCGGTTAGTACTTGGATGGGTGACCGCTTGGGAACACCGCGTGCCGTTAccttctttttttgatttcccAATAATTGAAACGCTGGAAGCAGGAATACATACGATTTTTCGTCCTAGTTGGTggaatatattattaaaaaaacaaaaaaaaaaggcaACGCCACGCGGTGTTCCCAAGCGGTCACCCATCCAAGTACTAACCGCGCCTGACAGTGGTTAACTTCGGTGATCGGACGAGAACCGGTACATTCACTGTAGTATGGCCGTTGCCTGTGTATAAAACTTCATACTAGCTTACGTTTGGACATAATAGTGACACTTCAGATTTTCACAATGTGTTGTCGGGAAAATACAACGCATTACAGACTGTTACAGACGTTGTTTCGGGCAAAATGTTGCATTGCGTTGCAATACAATAATATATTCCACCAACGTAAAACCTAAAATgtgaattataaaatattcctGCGGAATGATATCTATATTCTCACCCTTCAGATTACTTATCTAACTTCTGTTTGCGAAACTAATCGCTCGTTTACTTGAGTTGCTGGAAGCAGGAATACATAAGATTTTTCGTCGTAGTaacatattattatattgCAACGCAATGCAACACATTGCCCGACACGACGTATGTAATGTGTTGTATTTTCCTGACGAACACATCGTGTAAATCTGAAATGACACTATTATGGTCAAACGTAAGCTGGCATGAAATTTTATACACAGGCAACGGCCATACTATAGTGAATGTACCGACAGTGGTACATTAagttcctatgctgcaatactttgattttagtttgtgggcgaggggcaagagcaggagtgtttcgtgacgtaagtgatcacggattgcgcacgcaacctcatggccatgtgGTGCTCCATGCATTTGTTTGATTTGAATTGtttggcggtattattttccacatgtgacgtaatgcgaagtatggttgcgtacgaacctagacaaccttttatatataaacattCAGCTAGCATGATGTATTGTACGCAGGCAACGGCCATACCACAGTGAACGTACCGGTTCTCGTCTGATCACCGAAGTTAACCACTGTCGGGCGCGGTTAGTACTTGGATGGGTGACCGCTTGGGAACACCGCGTGCCGTTgcctttttttttgaagattttacTTCCTGTTGCTTACTGTGTACTTCAACGGTTGTCTCGGCAGTACAATTACATTGGCGTCTAAATAATGCGTGTATATTGCAAAAGATTTCACTGTCAACTTGAAAActgaaatgtaaattttactTTCAACCTGTTAAATTTGCAATTCACTAAAATTCAAGTAACCTTCAGGTTACTTCTCCTATGTTCTAACACTCTGAACACATAAGATTTTTCGTCCTAGTTGGTGGAATAAACTGATATCTTTGTCATGACTCCGCCATCatcataatatattattatgttgCAACACGACGTATGTAATGCAGTGTATTTTCACGACAAACATTTAAACATACTTCATCCTGTAAATCTGAAGTGGTACTATTAAGGTCAAACGTAAGCTGACATGATGTATTATACGCAGGCAACGGCCATACCACAGTGAATGTACCGGTTCTCGTCTGATCACCGAAGTTAACCACTGTCGGGCGCGGTTAGTACTTGGATGGGTGACCGCTTGGGAACACCGCGTGCCGTtgcctttttttttgttttttaataaataagaagAATATGTTTTACACTTtcaatcaaaatcattttttttttaacctattAACAGACTATTAATCTAATGCAGGCTCATGTCCACAAGAGGCATGTTCATATCGTTGATAAAACCACTCCACTTATTAGCTTTCAACTACACCTTTCTACACATATTTGAGCTATGTGTATCCccttatatataaaataattcatcTGGCACCATTCAAAGCCTTGGTTATGCAACACTGCTTAAATGAGACAACATCCACAGAGAAAGttcttttactaataaaaactattatattataatattccTGGAATCAGTGCAAGACATCTTACTCTGTAGCAATAAAACCATCGCTCTTTCTTGTTATTTGACGAACTTCTAGAACTTCAACAAATCAatagatttaatattatagcAATAATTGCTATGAGAATGATTAATGTCATAGCAAAGAAGATGCACAAACGATTCCTTTCACATTGTATAATCACGCTCAAAATTCACAATAATGGTGGGTAAATCAACACTAATTCCAATTACACTATTCTAGTATTCATTTCATCATATTTTGATGTGCGGGTTCCTATTATAGCATTCTTAGATGAGATTGTGGTTCTGCTTAGAACGTTGGGAACTATCAAAGTCGATTACACTCAAAAATTGGAATAAGTTTCGGTGCCAGTGTGATGACAAGAAAGTAAAGTAGCGTCACACCTTTTTCTCTGGCATTGTTTGTGTCATCACCTAGAACATTCAGTAAAAGATGTCTTAAAATGATTGTATTTGTATTTCCCGTTTCTAAAGTTTCATCAAACGCTTCGATTGTTATCATTAAAGCTCAAAGAACTCGAGGGATTTGAAAATAGCTTGCACgttgaaataataattgataaagTATCTGTTAGtgtgattaaaaataactgtTTTTTCTCTTTCCTTCTACTTTCCTACTTACTAAAAGTAAATAACTGAACGTCCGCTGGTCTTTCTTCACGTTATcacttaaaactttaaaattgagaCATCAGAGTTAactaaatatattattgtTCATAACAATATAAACAAACATATTATGAAAACACTAAATGAATAGTTCTTGCTAAATAACATACCTGTTATTGTCTTCGTTTTTTAAGAATCTACCGTCAAACATTTAAAACACAACATGAATAATACATCATGTCCACTCAGTGTAGCCGCATAATGTATTGGCGTTCTTTTCACCCGGTTTGCCCTCTGCGCGTTGTGAGGCGGGCACCGCGCTTTATCGCATTTTCGCAccgataaatataaaaccacGGATGAATTAtagaaaaaaggaaaaatgtaaaaaatatagCAACATTTCcataattttcaaacatttttcttttttatttcaattcttTTCAATACATTCagtcttttttaaatattactttccTTACACAAATCAACCATTCTCTTGTTTAACATTGTGTTTCTTTAAATGCGTGGACATTGAGGATCGTGTTATAAACTTTCTGTTGCATACTTCGCAAGAATAAGGTCGTTCTCCCGTGTGTAATCGTTTATGAATCATCATTGGTGAGAATTGAGTAAATGTTTGCCCACAAATATCACATCTAAATAATaatcatcaataaatcaaACAATAAACATTAACGATATCTAAATACATACGCATATGGTCTTTCACCAGTGTGAGATCTTCTATGACACCGTAACGCGTCTCTTCTTGCAAAAGCTTTTCCACAAATCTCGCACATATAAGATTTTTCACCTGTATGCATGGTTGAATGGATTCGAAGATCAACTCTtgttaaaaatcctttacCACATACATTACATGGATAAGGTTTTTCGCCGGTATGAATTTTCATATGGGTttgtaaataactttttgaaacaaacattttattacaaacggTGCAAGAATATTTCCGGTTGTCTTCACCTGTATGCGTTTTTTGATGTGCTCTTAACAAacctaaacataaaaatttatttatattaatatatagaGAGCGCCCGTAAATTACgtgatataggcgataaaaccATTATAAATGGTTGATGGAAAAATTCCTGacggatttaaattttttgcattgaCTTGCTggagattttaaattttttccgccatttaTAGCAACAATGTTGCAATGACGACGAAGACTTCGTCGAGGAAACATTTACATTGAGCGGACAAATAAATAGACAAAATTATCAGTATTAGGTTACCCAAAATCCACATTAGACAAGAGAATCAATATGTGGAGCGGCCAGATTTCCCGAAGACGTTGATCGAACATTAAGCTGGAAAGAATTTCCAGGTCACAGAAGGtcaccaaagaggttttatacCTCAGCAAAGGGAATCTAAAGTCGCTTTTAGGTTTCCTGGCCGGCCATGCGCCCCTAacataccacctcttccatcTTGGACAAGCTGAGAATCAAACTTATCGATTTTGCAACGACGTGTGAATGATGTGTGAATGTGTCGCCAGAGGCcgcctaagacacaaaattttcttttttagagCAATACTAAAGTTCAtaaaggacctacatttgccttAAACTTTTGGAGGGATTAAGTTACAAtcgatcttataggtcgcggtgacGAGAAGAGTTACCATACTATTATTCCTACTTTGAATGATTGCTGTCGAAGCTTTACATTTGACATCTGGACAAATAGTTATGTAACCAGTTACATAAGCTTTACCATCCATTTTATCAATGACGTGTTCGATTAACATTATGTTCCGCACATTTGCAACATGCTTGAAAGTCATACTAGTGAAAATATTCTACACAAATACCTCTAATACTGAGGGATAGTGGCGCCAACACGAAGAAAGCCACAAAAGATTTTGGAATTGAAATTAGTTGTTATAAACGCCAACATATCTGTAGAAGAGATAAAGGAGTTGATTAATAAATGTGGTAAAATCGTAGGTCACTTTAGTCATTCACCATCATCATGTAGTAAGATAAAATTGATACAAAAACAGTTTCAAATACCGTCCAAACTTTTAATACAAGATATTCCAACTAGATTGAATTCGTCTTTTTATATGCTTGAACTCTactcaaacaaaaaaagaccTATCACTATTTTTGCCGTTTCAGGGATATTTCcatataacatttataatgattttatcaatattatatgattttatttgaacaaaatctaaaaaaaaagtgcaaTGATGTATGAGGCGGAAGTTTGGGGATGGAAGAGGCAGGATATTCTGGAGGACGTACAGAATCAGTACAGAAGGTGGGTTCTGGGCTGGCGAGGGAAACACGGGGTATATTGTGAGGGAGGAAGTGAAGGTGGATGAAATGAGGGTGGAGGCGGGCAGAGAAGCAGTTAAATATGAAGGAATTATAGATAGAAGACCATTCTGTGGGAGTGTTGGAAGTTAGGGAGGGGAAGATTAGATATGGTAAAGGAGAGAGGAGGGAATATTACAAAAGGACGGGTTATTCGGAGGCAGAGGTAAATAACAGAAGAAGAGAAGGGATGGAGATGTGCGGAGAGGTACGCGACAGGGATTGGGACGTCCAGAGACAGGAGAGAAGGACGCAGATAAGAGAGGGAAGATACAATGAAATATATGGGGACATAATGACGGAGGGGCTTCCAAAATACTTGATGAAGGAAGGGACTGAGAGAAGGAAGAGGCGCTAGAATATATGTTGAGGATGTAGCGAGCTGAGAGAAAAGGAAAGGAACCAAAGGCAGATTCTGAAAGAGTGGGACGAGAGGTGGGAGGAAGAGGTATATATTGTAATGGAAAATATTGTAAACTTATAGTTGACAATAAAAACacttaatatataaaaaataaccttttGTTATAAATCCTCTTCCGcatatatcacaaatatatggTTTAACACCTAAATGTCTATTAGTATGATCCATTAAGgattgttttgttttaaaattttgtccGCAAGTTGTACATGGATAAGGTTTAACATCTGAATGTACTCTTTGATGTACCATTAAATAACTTTTGCATTGAAACCCTTTACCACACGTCGAACAAGCATAATCATATTGACctaataaattgattattaGATTTCttaacgttttcttttttttatgatatcaCCTGTATGTTTAGCTTCATGTTGTGCCAACCCAATTTTTGACCTAAACGCTTTATCACAAGTTCCGCATTTAAAAGGTTTCTCACCCGTATGTTTTCTCATATGTTCCGCCAATTTATAATTACTCTTATAAGATTTCCCGCAAATATCACAAACTTTAGGATAACCCCTTTTAGGTTTTGGTTTAGTTTTGTTTTccgtttcttcaattttttcatcactttCGTCTTCTTCAATTTCAGTTTCTGATTCGTTACCTTTTCGTGAATCTCTTTTTAAGcgatctttaatatttttctatcaaaaataattgtattaaaataacaaaaaagttaaattataaTGTTATTACCTTAATAGTTTCGGTTGTATCTCCGTGTACttcttttgaatgattttcTAAAGCTTCCTTATTAGAAAGAACAGCGCTGCAAACAatgcattttaaaaaatgttgttcatAATGAGCTGTAAAATCgtcttttgtaaaattttttttacaaatattacaTATTTCAATTGTATCAACCACCGTTTTTTCATCGTCAATTGTGACGTCGTCCATGTATTCTTCGCAATCAACCCCAATAAATACATGATGTTGACCTTCGTCGATTAATAACCTACATTCGCTGTTACTATCTTCATGTTTAATGTATTCATTTGAATCGTTCATTGTTGGTGAATCAATTTCGTattgtttttgagttaaaatacTTTCAGGTTTTTGTAAATTCGATTGTACATCGAGTACTGTGTGTATATCGGTACTAAAATGAGTATCTTTTTCTTGTACAACTGCGTTACTTAACGTAATATCATTTAATGATGCATAAGCAGCTTGGGATGTGTATAATTGATTATGTTGATGAATCAACTCTTCGCTATACCTAGAATTGTTAACGATCATTGTTTCTTGTACCTGTAAATTATGACCGTTCACCGTTTGACTTAATTCGTGATGATTGATTTCGATTGAGGATAAAGCATGACTGTTTATATCGATTATTTGGTGTTCAACAATTAAAGCGTCGCGGTGTTCGAGTTGATTCAATTCGAGTTCGCTAACTTCATGCATATTTTCGTTTAATAAATGGTGTTGTTGAACCATCATTAATTCTTCCGTTACCGCATTTAATTGTTTGTAAAggtcaattaataaagattcgGTGCGTAACGATCGTTCtcgaaaatcaaaaaataaatctaatttataAGCGCATTGGTCGCATATCATTTTTGGAAGTTGGTCAGCTTCGTGTATctgaaatttgaaaaaatttaacttagcgccatctattgacCATAGAAAATAGCTTAgtagaaatgtaaaaaaatttcgtataaaaattgaacgcatgtggcgccatctgttggggatattttgaaattattcagCTAAGAACCGAACCACTAGAATACAGGTTGGATTggatatatatataaaagctCCAATCACACAATAACTGCTTGGAGCCACTCAAATTAACGTTTAGACTGGTTGGGAATTCCTCAGATGCAATTACGCCTGTCAAATAATGCCGCCACGTTTGAATTTCCCTGCATCATAATATATGACATGTGAGATTGCATCTGATGAGCTTCCAGCCAGTTACATATAACGTTAGCTGAAACAAAGCTATAATGAcaattataatctaattatttaatcaaaccattattactttattatactcttaccgaaaaatcactttaaagtgaCGTTTACATTtgtcattctgaacaaacttcaacttttaaaattcttagcggcaaatttaaaaatatgtataacacAAATTGGGATTTatacgttttaaattaaaaaaaatgatacttgtaataattgttattactGTCTCTCATCATTCCCactattaataacaaaattgttagtttaattaaattatttcagtatAGACGCTAATGCCCTCTCGTGGTGGGATTGCGACATATAATCATCCAAGTTCTAAGATATCTGGGACTGTCTATTGACTGAAATTTAGTGCCCTCTATGAGTGGATATCCAAAGTTTTTGGGTAAAATTCATCATGGCTACCGTCGATAATCCAAATTATATGATTGAAAAAAGGGGaaaatttcttgttattttactTACATGAACGGGTAAACATTCGCCGATTTTCTTATCTAATTGTCGGGAGGTGCCGTCGTTGGTGAAAATGTTCACCGCTAATATTTCATTGATTTTCTCACCGCACAACCTACACAACTCGTTGTACCTTGTCGTG
Proteins encoded in this region:
- the LOC111425716 gene encoding zinc finger protein 260-like, which gives rise to MADTTRYNELCRLCGEKINEILAVNIFTNDGTSRQLDKKIGECLPVHIHEADQLPKMICDQCAYKLDLFFDFRERSLRTESLLIDLYKQLNAVTEELMMVQQHHLLNENMHEVSELELNQLEHRDALIVEHQIIDINSHALSSIEINHHELSQTVNGHNLQVQETMIVNNSRYSEELIHQHNQLYTSQAAYASLNDITLSNAVVQEKDTHFSTDIHTVLDVQSNLQKPESILTQKQYEIDSPTMNDSNEYIKHEDSNSECRLLIDEGQHHVFIGVDCEEYMDDVTIDDEKTVVDTIEICNICKKNFTKDDFTAHYEQHFLKCIVCSAVLSNKEALENHSKEVHGDTTETIKKNIKDRLKRDSRKGNESETEIEEDESDEKIEETENKTKPKPKRGYPKVCDICGKSYKSNYKLAEHMRKHTGEKPFKCGTCDKAFRSKIGLAQHEAKHTGQYDYACSTCGKGFQCKSYLMVHQRVHSDVKPYPCTTCGQNFKTKQSLMDHTNRHLGVKPYICDICGRGFITKGLLRAHQKTHTGEDNRKYSCTVCNKMFVSKSYLQTHMKIHTGEKPYPCNVCGKGFLTRVDLRIHSTMHTGEKSYMCEICGKAFARRDALRCHRRSHTGERPYACDICGQTFTQFSPMMIHKRLHTGERPYSCEVCNRKFITRSSMSTHLKKHNVKQENG